The following coding sequences are from one Oncorhynchus nerka isolate Pitt River linkage group LG6, Oner_Uvic_2.0, whole genome shotgun sequence window:
- the LOC115130719 gene encoding reticulon-4 receptor-like 2 isoform X2, translating to MTVSCQSQNFTTVPSGVPYDSQRVFLQNNRITELRADSFGFETQVLWLYSNNITLIEAGAFSNLRVLEELDLGDNPSLRRLEGGAFRGLEKLQSLHMHRCKLAALPHDLFLKLYSLQFLYLQENQLHFIQDDLFSDLVNLNHLFLHGNRIRTLSENAFHGLVNLDRLLLHDNRIRQVNRRAFRDLGRLTILYLFNNSLAELPGQAMKDAVAVQFLRLNGNPWSCGCEARPLWEWFRTARISSSELMCTSPSPRRGQDLRFLREMDFALCPLPDPGSLAGTTTTTFSTKTRWWFSKHKPVASSKGIFQKSSETVKAHPFSSVKPNQPSNPSSNSFFSKYELAEEEVNLPKVDQEEYWANYGNEDASVRCFELECPPGYDTPVLLPSSSFSPTQSFIPLLSLSVLTLCLHLLFG from the exons ATGACGGTAAGCTGCCAGTCTCAGAACTTCACCACCGTGCCTTCCGGAGTTCCCTACGACTCCCAGCGCGTCTTTCTGCAGAACAACCGCATCACCGAGCTCAGAGCAGATTCTTTTGGCTTCGAGACACAg GTTCTCTGGCTCTACTccaataacatcacattgattgaGGCTGGAGCCTTCAGCAACCTGAGGGTTCTAGAAGAGCTGGACCTTGGTGACAACCCATCGCTACGGCGACTGGAGGGTGGAGCGTTCCGGGGACTGGAGAAGCTGCAGAGCCTGCACATGCATCGCTGCAAGCTGGCCGCTCTCCCCCACGACCTCTTCCTCAAGCTCTACAGCCTGCAGTTCCTCTACCTGCAG GAGAACCAGCTGCACTTCATCCAGGACGACCTCTTCTCCGACCTGGTCAACCTGAACCACCTCTTCCTGCACGGCAACCGCATCCGCACGCTGTCCGAGAACGCGTTCCACGGCCTGGTTAACCTGGACCGCCTCTTGCTCCACGACAACCGAATCCGGCAGGTGAACCGCCGTGCTTTCCGCGACCTGGGCCGTCTGACCATCCTCTACCTGTTCAACAACTCCCTGGCAGAGCTTCCGGGCCAGGCCATGAAAGATGCTGTGGCAGTCCAGTTCCTCCGCCTCAATGGGAACCCCTGGTCCTGCGGCTGTGAGGCCCGCCCCCTGTGGGAGTGGTTCCGTACAGCTCGCATCTCCTCCTCCGAGCTGATGTGCACTTCCCCCTCCCCCCGCCGCGGACAGGACCTGCGCTTCCTTCGAGAGATGGACTTTGCCCTTTGCCCCCTCCCCGACCCTGGGTCACTGGCCGGCACCACCACGACCACCTTCAGCACCAAGACAAGATGGTGGTTCTCCAAGCACAAGCCTGTGGCTTCTTCCAAAGGAATCTTCCAGAAGAGCTCCGAAACGGTCAAGGCGCACCCCTTCTCCTCGGTCAAGCCCAACCAGCCCTCCAACCCTTCCTCCAACTCCTTCTTCTCTAAGTACGAGCTTGCAGAGGAGGAGGTGAACCTGCCCAAGGTGGACCAGGAGGAGTACTGGGCCAACTACGGGAACGAAGATGCCTCCGTGCGCTGCTTCGAGCTTGAGTGTCCGCCCGGCTACGACACCCCGGtcctcctgccctcctcctccttctcccccactcagtctttcatccctctcctttccctttctgtGCTAACTCTCTGCCTCCACCTTCTCTTTGGCTGA
- the LOC115130719 gene encoding reticulon-4 receptor-like 2 isoform X1, with protein sequence METLSTARRSWSSNIHNFKSGLTLWLVLWLVAVKPSGAGTCPRLCVCYPSPMTVSCQSQNFTTVPSGVPYDSQRVFLQNNRITELRADSFGFETQVLWLYSNNITLIEAGAFSNLRVLEELDLGDNPSLRRLEGGAFRGLEKLQSLHMHRCKLAALPHDLFLKLYSLQFLYLQENQLHFIQDDLFSDLVNLNHLFLHGNRIRTLSENAFHGLVNLDRLLLHDNRIRQVNRRAFRDLGRLTILYLFNNSLAELPGQAMKDAVAVQFLRLNGNPWSCGCEARPLWEWFRTARISSSELMCTSPSPRRGQDLRFLREMDFALCPLPDPGSLAGTTTTTFSTKTRWWFSKHKPVASSKGIFQKSSETVKAHPFSSVKPNQPSNPSSNSFFSKYELAEEEVNLPKVDQEEYWANYGNEDASVRCFELECPPGYDTPVLLPSSSFSPTQSFIPLLSLSVLTLCLHLLFG encoded by the exons ATGGAAACTCTCTCGACTGCACGGAGGTCTTGGAGCTCCAACATCCACAACTTCAAAA gTGGGCTCACCCTATGGCTGGTGTTGTGGTTGGTGGCGGTGAAGCCGAGTGGGGCGGGGACTTGtccaaggctgtgtgtgtgttacccgtcACCCATGACGGTAAGCTGCCAGTCTCAGAACTTCACCACCGTGCCTTCCGGAGTTCCCTACGACTCCCAGCGCGTCTTTCTGCAGAACAACCGCATCACCGAGCTCAGAGCAGATTCTTTTGGCTTCGAGACACAg GTTCTCTGGCTCTACTccaataacatcacattgattgaGGCTGGAGCCTTCAGCAACCTGAGGGTTCTAGAAGAGCTGGACCTTGGTGACAACCCATCGCTACGGCGACTGGAGGGTGGAGCGTTCCGGGGACTGGAGAAGCTGCAGAGCCTGCACATGCATCGCTGCAAGCTGGCCGCTCTCCCCCACGACCTCTTCCTCAAGCTCTACAGCCTGCAGTTCCTCTACCTGCAG GAGAACCAGCTGCACTTCATCCAGGACGACCTCTTCTCCGACCTGGTCAACCTGAACCACCTCTTCCTGCACGGCAACCGCATCCGCACGCTGTCCGAGAACGCGTTCCACGGCCTGGTTAACCTGGACCGCCTCTTGCTCCACGACAACCGAATCCGGCAGGTGAACCGCCGTGCTTTCCGCGACCTGGGCCGTCTGACCATCCTCTACCTGTTCAACAACTCCCTGGCAGAGCTTCCGGGCCAGGCCATGAAAGATGCTGTGGCAGTCCAGTTCCTCCGCCTCAATGGGAACCCCTGGTCCTGCGGCTGTGAGGCCCGCCCCCTGTGGGAGTGGTTCCGTACAGCTCGCATCTCCTCCTCCGAGCTGATGTGCACTTCCCCCTCCCCCCGCCGCGGACAGGACCTGCGCTTCCTTCGAGAGATGGACTTTGCCCTTTGCCCCCTCCCCGACCCTGGGTCACTGGCCGGCACCACCACGACCACCTTCAGCACCAAGACAAGATGGTGGTTCTCCAAGCACAAGCCTGTGGCTTCTTCCAAAGGAATCTTCCAGAAGAGCTCCGAAACGGTCAAGGCGCACCCCTTCTCCTCGGTCAAGCCCAACCAGCCCTCCAACCCTTCCTCCAACTCCTTCTTCTCTAAGTACGAGCTTGCAGAGGAGGAGGTGAACCTGCCCAAGGTGGACCAGGAGGAGTACTGGGCCAACTACGGGAACGAAGATGCCTCCGTGCGCTGCTTCGAGCTTGAGTGTCCGCCCGGCTACGACACCCCGGtcctcctgccctcctcctccttctcccccactcagtctttcatccctctcctttccctttctgtGCTAACTCTCTGCCTCCACCTTCTCTTTGGCTGA
- the LOC115130718 gene encoding zinc finger protein 37-like isoform X2 gives MGDSEQVEWTFMKLYLNDIGNALSDKSGTWMSKRKPAAYHEEEQVGVTPTQRSERQLRTPQRNSRWQSPRTHSKHLTEEERGFSPVSGSGEESDKEASPPKRRTTISSSKTRTKSHTKDYDDCSGTESGKQPEKSTQRKKGHSNSKNNKTNTHCKEEDNDNLSDKPTMVASPRKRSRQCSDFNVFEAEAEPNNTVSEPEVEVVVEGETEVASASKRWKQNNTPKTTKHHAEDKAESEHYELVEQADETPIRKKLSKSKKIRTRTPSEDTEDESDHFETEGHAAAEDTTLRKRQRRSMESRKKSSKSPSKKASDAESDVESGKHVSKSLPKDLHEEESDQDAETQSKNLREESDQDSQTEPKGLGAEKWHRSDHPEEETEQKVLPTKRERGPKSMKTVKLDSNSDSENVTVKNKGKKQGASGLKAPRVRFRPPVEKKKRVKILHICSFCEKVLPNRDALGRHLQRHTGEKPYHCEECGKDYGSKNTLKIHNMQVHHKGTKDFICNECGQQFTHFTYLKRHLYSHTDKEKRPHLCNVCGKHFIQKSHLDRHKMIHTGEKPFNCEHCAMAFNRPDSLRMHLKLHVSGSEGPNLAEQEKTKCTACKKSFVNPNYLKVHMRIHTGERPYKCEDCAKSFTQISILNAHRRTHTGEKPHQCKACGSCFTRRKYLDDHIGRKHGSLEQMNEQQDEQ, from the exons ATGGGCGATAGTGAGCAGGTAGAGTGGACGTTTATGAAATTATACCTTAACGATATTGGAAACGCTCTTTCAGATAAATCTGGAACATGGATGTCGAAAAGAA AACCGGCTGCCTATCATGAAGAAGAACAGGTAGGGGTGACACCCACTCAAAGGTCTGAGAGGCAGCTGAGAACTCCCCAGAGAAACTCCAGGTGGCAAAGTCCCAGGACGCATTCTAAACACCtgacagaagaagagaggggcttttctcctgtgtctgggtctggggaggagagcGACAAGGAGGCCTCCCCACCAAAAAGGAGGACCACAATAAGCAGCTCAAAGACAAGAACCAAGTCTCACACAAAGGATTATGATGACTGTTCTGGGACAGAATCTGGCAAGCAGCCAGAGAAGAGCACACAAAGAAAGAAAGGGCACAGCAACTCAAAAAATAATAAGACTAATACTCACTGTAAGGAGGAAGATAATGACAACTTGTCAGACAAACCAACTATGGTGGCTTCCCCCAGAAAAAGGAGCAGGCAATGTAGTGACTTCAATGTATTTGAAGCAGAGGCTGAACCAAATAATACTGTGTCTGAGCCTGAGGTGGAGGTAGTTGTGGAGGGGGAGACTGAAGTGGCGTCTGCTTCAAAGAGGTGGAAACAGAACAACACCCCCAAAACAACTAAGCATCATGCCGAGGACAAAGCTGAGAGTGAACATTATGAGTTGGTAGAACAGGCTGACGAGACTCCCATTAGAAAAAAACTTAGCAAGTCTAAAAAGATAAGAACGAGGACTCCCTCTGAAGACACGGAAGATGAAAGTGACCACTTTGAGACGGAAGGACATGCTGCAGCTGAAGACACTACCCTCAGAAAAAGACAGAGGAGGTCGATGGAATCTAGAAAGAAGAGCTCCAAGAGTCCTTCGAAGAAAGCCAGCGATGCAGAGAGTGATGTTGAATCAGGCAAACATGTTTCCAAGAGTCTGCCTAAGGACTTACATGAAGAAGAGAGTGACCAAGATGCTGAGACACAGTCTAAGAACCTCCGTGAGGAGAGTGACCAAGACTCCCAGACGGAGCCTAAAGGCTTAGGTGCAGAGAAGTGGCACCGCTCTGACCAtccagaggaggagacagaacagaaggTGTTAcctacaaagagagaaagaggacccAAGAGCATGAAGACCGTGAAGTTAGATTCCAACTCTGACTCTGAAAATGTCACTGTTAAAAACAAAGGCAAAAAGCAAGGTGCCTCGGGTTTGAAGGCACCAAGAGTAAGATTTAGACCACCTGTAGAGAAAAAGAAAAGGGTGAAAATACTTCATATTTGCAGTTTCTGTGAAAAGGTCCTGCCTAACAGGGATGCTCTGGGTAGGCACCTTCAGcgtcacacaggggagaagccttaccactgtgaAGAGTGTGGCAAAGACTACGGCAGCAAAAACACCCTGAAGATTCACAATATGCAGGTTCACCACAAGGGGACAAAGGACTTCATATGCAATGAGTGTGGTCAACAGTTTACCCACTTCACGTACCTCAAACGCCACCTGTACTCCCACACGGACAAGGAAAAGAGGCCACACCTGTGCAATGTGTGTGGGAAGCATTTCATCCAGAAGTCCCACCTGGACCGTCACAAGATGATTCACACCGGAGAGAAACCATTCAACTGCGAACACTGCGCCATGGCCTTCAATCGGCCGGACTCCCTGCGGATGCATCTGAAGCTACATGTGTCGGGTAGTGAGGGGCCAAATCTGGCAGAGCAAGAGAAGACTAAGTGCACAGCGTGTAAGAAGAGCTTTGTCAACCCAAATTACCTCAAAGTCCACATGAGAATACACACGGGGGAGAGGCCATACAAGTGTGAGGACTGTGCCAAGAGCTTCACCCAGATCAGTATTCTCAACGCGCACCGGCGCacgcacactggagagaagccacACCAGTGCAAAGCGTGCGGCAGCTGCTTCACCCGTCGCAAGTACCTGGATGATCACATAGGCAGAAAGCATGGTTCTTTAGAGCAAATGAATGAACAGCAGGATGAACAATGA
- the LOC115130718 gene encoding zinc finger protein 37-like isoform X1 has product MDVEKKNVLQQNGRNEHASQCKRRQYPGCITSGRDWESLIGWRAIGPALSGFGWEPAAYHEEEQVGVTPTQRSERQLRTPQRNSRWQSPRTHSKHLTEEERGFSPVSGSGEESDKEASPPKRRTTISSSKTRTKSHTKDYDDCSGTESGKQPEKSTQRKKGHSNSKNNKTNTHCKEEDNDNLSDKPTMVASPRKRSRQCSDFNVFEAEAEPNNTVSEPEVEVVVEGETEVASASKRWKQNNTPKTTKHHAEDKAESEHYELVEQADETPIRKKLSKSKKIRTRTPSEDTEDESDHFETEGHAAAEDTTLRKRQRRSMESRKKSSKSPSKKASDAESDVESGKHVSKSLPKDLHEEESDQDAETQSKNLREESDQDSQTEPKGLGAEKWHRSDHPEEETEQKVLPTKRERGPKSMKTVKLDSNSDSENVTVKNKGKKQGASGLKAPRVRFRPPVEKKKRVKILHICSFCEKVLPNRDALGRHLQRHTGEKPYHCEECGKDYGSKNTLKIHNMQVHHKGTKDFICNECGQQFTHFTYLKRHLYSHTDKEKRPHLCNVCGKHFIQKSHLDRHKMIHTGEKPFNCEHCAMAFNRPDSLRMHLKLHVSGSEGPNLAEQEKTKCTACKKSFVNPNYLKVHMRIHTGERPYKCEDCAKSFTQISILNAHRRTHTGEKPHQCKACGSCFTRRKYLDDHIGRKHGSLEQMNEQQDEQ; this is encoded by the exons ATGGATGTCGAAAAGAA aaatgttttgcaGCAGAATGGGCGCAATGAACacgcatctcagtgcaagaggcgtcagtatccaggctgcatcacatccggccgtgattgggagtctctcATAGGGTGGCGCGCAATTGGCCCtgcattgtccgggtttggctggg AACCGGCTGCCTATCATGAAGAAGAACAGGTAGGGGTGACACCCACTCAAAGGTCTGAGAGGCAGCTGAGAACTCCCCAGAGAAACTCCAGGTGGCAAAGTCCCAGGACGCATTCTAAACACCtgacagaagaagagaggggcttttctcctgtgtctgggtctggggaggagagcGACAAGGAGGCCTCCCCACCAAAAAGGAGGACCACAATAAGCAGCTCAAAGACAAGAACCAAGTCTCACACAAAGGATTATGATGACTGTTCTGGGACAGAATCTGGCAAGCAGCCAGAGAAGAGCACACAAAGAAAGAAAGGGCACAGCAACTCAAAAAATAATAAGACTAATACTCACTGTAAGGAGGAAGATAATGACAACTTGTCAGACAAACCAACTATGGTGGCTTCCCCCAGAAAAAGGAGCAGGCAATGTAGTGACTTCAATGTATTTGAAGCAGAGGCTGAACCAAATAATACTGTGTCTGAGCCTGAGGTGGAGGTAGTTGTGGAGGGGGAGACTGAAGTGGCGTCTGCTTCAAAGAGGTGGAAACAGAACAACACCCCCAAAACAACTAAGCATCATGCCGAGGACAAAGCTGAGAGTGAACATTATGAGTTGGTAGAACAGGCTGACGAGACTCCCATTAGAAAAAAACTTAGCAAGTCTAAAAAGATAAGAACGAGGACTCCCTCTGAAGACACGGAAGATGAAAGTGACCACTTTGAGACGGAAGGACATGCTGCAGCTGAAGACACTACCCTCAGAAAAAGACAGAGGAGGTCGATGGAATCTAGAAAGAAGAGCTCCAAGAGTCCTTCGAAGAAAGCCAGCGATGCAGAGAGTGATGTTGAATCAGGCAAACATGTTTCCAAGAGTCTGCCTAAGGACTTACATGAAGAAGAGAGTGACCAAGATGCTGAGACACAGTCTAAGAACCTCCGTGAGGAGAGTGACCAAGACTCCCAGACGGAGCCTAAAGGCTTAGGTGCAGAGAAGTGGCACCGCTCTGACCAtccagaggaggagacagaacagaaggTGTTAcctacaaagagagaaagaggacccAAGAGCATGAAGACCGTGAAGTTAGATTCCAACTCTGACTCTGAAAATGTCACTGTTAAAAACAAAGGCAAAAAGCAAGGTGCCTCGGGTTTGAAGGCACCAAGAGTAAGATTTAGACCACCTGTAGAGAAAAAGAAAAGGGTGAAAATACTTCATATTTGCAGTTTCTGTGAAAAGGTCCTGCCTAACAGGGATGCTCTGGGTAGGCACCTTCAGcgtcacacaggggagaagccttaccactgtgaAGAGTGTGGCAAAGACTACGGCAGCAAAAACACCCTGAAGATTCACAATATGCAGGTTCACCACAAGGGGACAAAGGACTTCATATGCAATGAGTGTGGTCAACAGTTTACCCACTTCACGTACCTCAAACGCCACCTGTACTCCCACACGGACAAGGAAAAGAGGCCACACCTGTGCAATGTGTGTGGGAAGCATTTCATCCAGAAGTCCCACCTGGACCGTCACAAGATGATTCACACCGGAGAGAAACCATTCAACTGCGAACACTGCGCCATGGCCTTCAATCGGCCGGACTCCCTGCGGATGCATCTGAAGCTACATGTGTCGGGTAGTGAGGGGCCAAATCTGGCAGAGCAAGAGAAGACTAAGTGCACAGCGTGTAAGAAGAGCTTTGTCAACCCAAATTACCTCAAAGTCCACATGAGAATACACACGGGGGAGAGGCCATACAAGTGTGAGGACTGTGCCAAGAGCTTCACCCAGATCAGTATTCTCAACGCGCACCGGCGCacgcacactggagagaagccacACCAGTGCAAAGCGTGCGGCAGCTGCTTCACCCGTCGCAAGTACCTGGATGATCACATAGGCAGAAAGCATGGTTCTTTAGAGCAAATGAATGAACAGCAGGATGAACAATGA